One part of the Drosophila teissieri strain GT53w chromosome 3R, Prin_Dtei_1.1, whole genome shotgun sequence genome encodes these proteins:
- the LOC122619424 gene encoding hatching enzyme 1.2, with product MSVSPARNHSSWGVCKMEKSRSKPGSLLLLILLGISLGDAMPLEDMDSQEMIDLTDLGDTVFGNPDVETTGALVEALDVESAQNPEELGTYHEGDILIPLSYRNARSNGTRNGILALSSRWPGGVVPYEIKGPFTSQELGNINNAFKEYHTKTCVRFKPRTNEKDYISIGSGKSGCWSSIGRLGGRQEVNLQSPNCLRTYGTPIHELMHALGFFHEQNRHERDSYVRVMKDNIKPEMMVNFEKSNSKTQYGFGVEYDYGSVMHYSPTSFTRNGQPTLKALRSTFDASQMGQRKGFSAGDVRKINAMYKCKV from the exons ATGTCGGTAAGCCCGGCTAGAAATCACAGCAGTTGGGGAGtttgcaaaatggaaaaatcgCGAAGTAAACCTGGTTCGCTTTTGCTACTGATTCTACTGGGCATTTCTCTGGGGGATGCCATGCCCCTGGAGGACATGGACTCCCAGGAGATGATCGACTTGACAGATCTTGGGGATACTGTGTTCGGCAATCCGGATGTGGAGACCACTGGAGCTTTGGTCGAGGCACTCGATGTGGAATCCGCGCAGAATCCCGAGGAGCTGGGCACCTACCACGAAGGTGACATCTTGATTCCACTGAGCTACAGGAACGCCCGATCCAATGGCACCCGTAATGGCATTTTGGCGCTGAGCTCCCGCTGGCCGGGCGGCGTTGTGCCCTACGAGATCAAAGGACCTTTCACAAGCCAGGAGTTGGGCAATATTAACAACGCGTTTAAG GAATACCACACCAAAACATGCGTGCGCTTCAAGCCCAGGACTAACGAAAAGGATTACATCTCCATTGGCAGCGGAAAGTCTGGCTGTTGGAGCAGCATTGGTCGCTTGGGTGGTCGCCAGGAAGTGAATCTGCAGTCGCCCAACTGCCTGCGCACATACGGCACTCCGATCCACGAGCTGATGCACGCCTTGGGCTTCTTCCATGAGCAGAATCGCCACGAACGTGATTCCTATGTGCGGGTGATGAAGGACAACATTAAGCCCGAGATGATGGTCAACTTTGAGAAGTCCAATTCCAAGACGCAGTACGGCTTCGGCGTGGAGTACGACTATGGCAGTGTGATGCACTACTCACCCACCAGCTTCACACGGAATGGCCAGCCCACGTTGAAGGCCCTGCGTTCCACATTCGATGCCAGCCAGATGGGTCAACGCAAGGGTTTCTCCGCCGGAGATGTGCGCAAGATCAACGCGATGTACAAGTGCAAAGTATAG
- the LOC122619425 gene encoding uridine-cytidine kinase isoform X1 has product MQDLRNADTLRLPNGDGAAANDEVKSPFLIGVAGGTASGKSTVCKKIMEQLGQAEMDHTQRQVVSISQDSFYRELTPAEKAKAQKGLFNFDHPDAFNEELMYSTLQNILKGHKVEIPSYDYRTNSLDFENVLVIYPADVVLFEGILVFYFPKIRELFHMKLFVDTDSDTRLARRVPRDINERGRDLDAVLTQYMTFVKPAFEEFCSPTKKFADVIIPRGADNTVAIDLIVQHIRDFLNNRSRHGSTGNMALYMNLDLNATGAGFAGPDGSNLGTYNAIRRFSTICKELNMQGNYFFETNKNLPYH; this is encoded by the exons atgcagGATTTGAGGAACGCCGACACGCTGCGACTGCCAAATGGCGACGGAGCAGCGGCCAACGATGAGGTCAAGTCGCCGTTCCTGATCGGCGTGGCCGGCGGTACGGCCAGCGGCAAGTCCACGGTGTGCAAAAAGATCATGGAGCAACTTGGCCAGGCGGAAATGGATCACACGCAGCGCCAGGTGGTGTCCATCAGCCAGGACAGCTTCTACCGCGAACTGACGCCCGCCGAGAAGGCCAAGGCCCAGAAGGGCCTCTTTAACTTCGATCACCCAGATGCCTTCAATGAGGAGCTCATGTACAGCACGCTGCAGAACATCCTGAAGGGCCACAAAGTGGAAATACCCAGCTACGACTACCGCACCAACTCGCT CGACTTTGAAAACGTTCTGGTTATCTACCCAGCCGATGTCGTCTTGTTTGAGGGCATCCTGGTGTTTTACTTTCCCAAGATACGCGAGCTGTTCCACATGAAGCTGTTCGTGGACACAGACTCTGATACCAGATTGGCGAGGAGAG TGCCACGTGATATCAATGAGCGTGGTCGGGATTTGGATGCTGTGCTTACCCAGTACATGACCTTCGTAAAGCCGGCTTTCGAGGAGTTCTGCTCGCCC ACGAAAAAGTTTGCTGACGTTATTATACCACGAGGCGCCGACAACACAG tGGCCATCGACTTGATCGTTCAGCACATCCGGGACTTCTTAAACAATCGATCTCGGCACGGATCAACCGGGAATATGGCTCTCTATATGAACCTGGATTTGAATGCAACGGGTGCCGGTTTCGCGGGCCCAG ATGGAAGTAACCTCGGCACCTACAACGCCATCCGAAGATTTTCTACGATCTGCAAGGAGCTCAACATGCAGGGCAACTATTTCTTTGAGACAAATAAGAACCTGCCGTACCACTAG
- the LOC122619425 gene encoding uridine-cytidine kinase isoform X2 — translation MQDLRNADTLRLPNGDGAAANDEVKSPFLIGVAGGTASGKSTVCKKIMEQLGQAEMDHTQRQVVSISQDSFYRELTPAEKAKAQKGLFNFDHPDAFNEELMYSTLQNILKGHKVEIPSYDYRTNSLDFENVLVIYPADVVLFEGILVFYFPKIRELFHMKLFVDTDSDTRLARRVPRDINERGRDLDAVLTQYMTFVKPAFEEFCSPTKKFADVIIPRGADNTVAIDLIVHHIGEILATTNSAQHSNTIRVAASSMKRDH, via the exons atgcagGATTTGAGGAACGCCGACACGCTGCGACTGCCAAATGGCGACGGAGCAGCGGCCAACGATGAGGTCAAGTCGCCGTTCCTGATCGGCGTGGCCGGCGGTACGGCCAGCGGCAAGTCCACGGTGTGCAAAAAGATCATGGAGCAACTTGGCCAGGCGGAAATGGATCACACGCAGCGCCAGGTGGTGTCCATCAGCCAGGACAGCTTCTACCGCGAACTGACGCCCGCCGAGAAGGCCAAGGCCCAGAAGGGCCTCTTTAACTTCGATCACCCAGATGCCTTCAATGAGGAGCTCATGTACAGCACGCTGCAGAACATCCTGAAGGGCCACAAAGTGGAAATACCCAGCTACGACTACCGCACCAACTCGCT CGACTTTGAAAACGTTCTGGTTATCTACCCAGCCGATGTCGTCTTGTTTGAGGGCATCCTGGTGTTTTACTTTCCCAAGATACGCGAGCTGTTCCACATGAAGCTGTTCGTGGACACAGACTCTGATACCAGATTGGCGAGGAGAG TGCCACGTGATATCAATGAGCGTGGTCGGGATTTGGATGCTGTGCTTACCCAGTACATGACCTTCGTAAAGCCGGCTTTCGAGGAGTTCTGCTCGCCC ACGAAAAAGTTTGCTGACGTTATTATACCACGAGGCGCCGACAACACAG TTGCCATTGATCTTATTGTACACCATATCGGGGAGATTCTCGCCACTACCAACAGCGCACAGCACAGCAACACAATCAGGGTAGCGGCGTCTAGCATGAAGCGAGATCACTAA
- the LOC122620094 gene encoding elastase-1 isoform X1, which produces MKAALDLSPLSCFYWLLHSFFVISLLKSCHAVPIVGGRIVSTVGSSTSKYPFMVSLQDVIKGNTTKGVSYQHFCGGSLISDRWILSAAHCVWRKNIHNIAAFIGYENIENIGQLEPYGLESVEYIYFQPSNYRNDIALLYMKRRYWSAPSNGLQYAQLPPHGMKPDQNESCRIIGYGATQHAGPCQKKLFEAEVRVIDNQKCRDIIGHIWAPQNGANTVCALGNNQDSCQGDSGGPLICPYGGKDYIYGLVSHGLTCGIQGMPSIYTVTRPYYDWVQLLMQS; this is translated from the exons ATGAAGGCTGCTTTAGATCTCAGCCCCCTAAGTTGCTTTTACTGGCTTCTCCACAGTTTCTTCGTAATTTCTTTGCTCAAATCCTGTCACGCGGTGCCCATTGTCGGAGGTCGGATCGTGTCAACCGTGGGCA GCAGCACAAGTAAATATCCGTTCATGGTCTCATTGCAAGATGTAATCAAGGGAAATACCACGAAAGGAGTTTCCTATCAACACTTTTGCGGTGGCAGCTTAATTAGCGATCGATGGATTTTATCCGCAGCTCACTGCGTTTGGAGGAA AAACATTCACAACATTGCTGCCTTTATTGGCTATGAGAATATTGAAAACATTGGGCAGCTGGAGCCATATGGTCTGGAGAGCGTCGAGTATATTTACTTCCAACC ATCCAACTATCGGAATGACATAGCTCTGCTTTATATGAAACGTCGATACTGGAGTGCTCCAAGCAATGGCTTACAATACGCCCAACTTCCCCCACATGGCATGAAACCGGACCAAAATG AATCCTGTCGCATCATTGGCTATGGAGCCACACAGCATGCTGGACCTTGTCAAAAGAAACTTTTCGAGGCAGAAGTTCGCGTGATTGACAACCAAAAGTGCCGCGATATTATTGGACACATCTGGGCGCCACAGAACGGGGCAAATACAGTGTGCGCCCTGGGCAACAATCAGGACTCGTGTCAAGGGGATTCCGG CGGTCCACTAATCTGTCCATATGGCGGCAAGGACTACATCTACGGCCTGGTGTCCCACGGACTCACATGCGGCATCCAGGGCATGCCCAGCATCTATACAGTGACCAGACCCTACTACGATTGGGTCCAACTACTGATGCAGTCCTAG
- the LOC122620094 gene encoding elastase-1 isoform X2 produces MKAALDLSPLSCFYWLLHSFFVISLLKSCHAVPIVGGRIVSTVGSTSKYPFMVSLQDVIKGNTTKGVSYQHFCGGSLISDRWILSAAHCVWRKNIHNIAAFIGYENIENIGQLEPYGLESVEYIYFQPSNYRNDIALLYMKRRYWSAPSNGLQYAQLPPHGMKPDQNESCRIIGYGATQHAGPCQKKLFEAEVRVIDNQKCRDIIGHIWAPQNGANTVCALGNNQDSCQGDSGGPLICPYGGKDYIYGLVSHGLTCGIQGMPSIYTVTRPYYDWVQLLMQS; encoded by the exons ATGAAGGCTGCTTTAGATCTCAGCCCCCTAAGTTGCTTTTACTGGCTTCTCCACAGTTTCTTCGTAATTTCTTTGCTCAAATCCTGTCACGCGGTGCCCATTGTCGGAGGTCGGATCGTGTCAACCGTGG GCAGCACAAGTAAATATCCGTTCATGGTCTCATTGCAAGATGTAATCAAGGGAAATACCACGAAAGGAGTTTCCTATCAACACTTTTGCGGTGGCAGCTTAATTAGCGATCGATGGATTTTATCCGCAGCTCACTGCGTTTGGAGGAA AAACATTCACAACATTGCTGCCTTTATTGGCTATGAGAATATTGAAAACATTGGGCAGCTGGAGCCATATGGTCTGGAGAGCGTCGAGTATATTTACTTCCAACC ATCCAACTATCGGAATGACATAGCTCTGCTTTATATGAAACGTCGATACTGGAGTGCTCCAAGCAATGGCTTACAATACGCCCAACTTCCCCCACATGGCATGAAACCGGACCAAAATG AATCCTGTCGCATCATTGGCTATGGAGCCACACAGCATGCTGGACCTTGTCAAAAGAAACTTTTCGAGGCAGAAGTTCGCGTGATTGACAACCAAAAGTGCCGCGATATTATTGGACACATCTGGGCGCCACAGAACGGGGCAAATACAGTGTGCGCCCTGGGCAACAATCAGGACTCGTGTCAAGGGGATTCCGG CGGTCCACTAATCTGTCCATATGGCGGCAAGGACTACATCTACGGCCTGGTGTCCCACGGACTCACATGCGGCATCCAGGGCATGCCCAGCATCTATACAGTGACCAGACCCTACTACGATTGGGTCCAACTACTGATGCAGTCCTAG
- the LOC122620093 gene encoding organic cation transporter protein isoform X1, translated as MHLQHRRRRHFESCIPQVAGILMTIMTQSKENPEKNREVISEESMKDLLTKQLEVVGSGGAFVWAIFFLCVTPNILNGFHVSSYTLLGHLPDDQWCGIPELQDTNWTLAQKREIVGKGLDSGGCTVWDWNYGHLAKMSYEAARNYTSHLSQISQPAEVSCRVKGQHEFAHPETTFVADWDLTCDRSIQRTSAQVSISLGKFCGSFSFGILADKFGRKTSFTLGAAFFIVGSFFCTFSPWYSLFLAGRFALGAASSGLFYPAFTMIVENICLKHRSWMSIAFSASYPVGMIILAIVGYLIQPWRHLQLALTIPSLLLILNCYLMVESPRWLITNQRYDRVYKILFRQPSHYQIQPAVAAPSQVASDKKSLEPVEGFSFGQKLKNGPLKSIIELYANGRVRRMIFASYFMFCVTSLSYYVTALNAANLSVSRYLYIIGTGLVDIPSYLVPVIMLRFTGRRLTTMFLFMWTGVSLLLVLAVPAGSTTWIVAFAMLGRFGISATYSVVTLYTAELYPTQIRNSALGTCSTFAHVGSISAPYVVDVLGALGWYIPTTICGCCVLVAGLLTLTLPETGTGKLSDKVESSASSTPTEPAEKQ; from the exons ATG CATCTTCAGCATCGGCGACGCAGGCATTTCGAATCTTGCATACCCCAAGTAGCTGGTATCTTGATGACCATCATGACTCAATCCAAGGAGAATCCGGAGAAGAATCGCGAGGTGATTAGCGAGGAAAGCATGAAGGATCTGCTCACCAAGCAGCTGGAAGTCGTGGGCAGTGGCGGGGCATTTGTGTG GGCGATTTTCTTCCTGTGTGTCACACCCAACATACTGAATGGATTCCATGTGTCCTCCTACACTCTGCTGGGCCACCTGCCCGATGACCAGTGGTGCGGCATTCCGGAGCTGCAGGACACCAACTGGACGCTGGCCCAGAAGCGGGAGATTGTCGGCAAGGGATTGGACTCGGGCGGCTGCACCGTGTGGGACTGGAACTATGGCCACCTGGCCAAGATGTCCTACGAGGCGGCCCGGAACTACACCAGTCATCTGTCGCAGATTTCCCAGCCGGCGGAGGTGTCCTGCCGTGTGAAGGGGCAACATGAGTTCGCCCATCCGGAGACCACCTTCGTGGCGGACTGGGATCTCACCTGTGACAGGAGCATCCAGCGTACCTCCGCGCAGGTTTCCATTTCGCTGGGCAAGTTCTGCGGATCCTTCTCCTTTGGCATTCTGGCCGACAA ATTTGGTCGCAAAACCTCGTTCACCCTGGGTGCTGCCTTCTTCATCGTGGGCAGCTTCTTCTGCACCTTCTCGCCCTGGTACAGCCTCTTCCTGGCCGGACGTTTCGCCCTGGGAGCAGCCTCCTCCGGTCTGTTCTATCCAGCATTTACCATGA TTGTGGAGAACATCTGCTTGAAGCATCGTTCCTGGATGTCCATCGCCTTCTCAGCCTCCTATCCCGTGGGCATGATTATCCTAGCCATTGTGGGCTACCTCATCCAGCCGTGGAGGCATCTGCAACTGGCCCTCACCATTCCCTCGCTGCTTCTCATTCTAAACTGCTA CTTGATGGTTGAGTCACCGCGCTGGCTGATCACGAACCAAAGATATGATCGCGTCTACAAGATTCTCTTCAGACAGCCCAGCCACTACCAAATTCAGCCCGCCGTTGCAGCTCCATCTCAAGTCGCCAGCGATAAGAAGTCG CTGGAGCCCGTAGAGGGATTCTCCTTTGGGCAGAAGCTCAAGAATGGTCCCCTCAAGTCCATCATTGAGCTGTATGCCAATGGCAGGGTGCGCAGGATGATCTTTGCCTCCTATTTCATGTTCTGCGTCACCTCGCTGAGTTACTATGTGACGG CTCTCAATGCCGCCAACCTGTCGGTGTCCAGGTACCTCTACATCATAGGCACCGGTCTGGTGGACATACCCTCCTATCTCGTCCCCGTGATAATGCTGCGCTTCACGGGACGCCGCCTCACCACCATGTTCCTGTTCATGTGGACGGGCGTGTCCTTGCTGCTGGTCCTTGCTGTTCCCGCCGGCAGCACCACCTGGATCGTGGCCTTCGCCATGCTGGGTCGCTTTGGCATCAGCGCCACCTACTCCGTGGTCACGCTCTACACAGCCGAGCTGTATCCCACCCAGATACGCAACTCCGCACTGGGCACCTGCTCCACCTTCGCCCACGTGGGCTCCATTTCGGCACCGTATGTGGTCGATGTCCTGGGAGCTCTGGGCTGGTACATTCCAACCACGATTTGCGGCTGCTGCGTTCTAGTAGCTGGCCTACTCACTCTCACACTTCCGGAAACGGGAACGGGAAAGCTCTCCGACAAAGTGGAGAGCAGTGCGTCCTCCACTCCGACGGAGCCGGCCGAGAAACAGTGA
- the LOC122620093 gene encoding organic cation transporter protein isoform X2: protein MTIMTQSKENPEKNREVISEESMKDLLTKQLEVVGSGGAFVWAIFFLCVTPNILNGFHVSSYTLLGHLPDDQWCGIPELQDTNWTLAQKREIVGKGLDSGGCTVWDWNYGHLAKMSYEAARNYTSHLSQISQPAEVSCRVKGQHEFAHPETTFVADWDLTCDRSIQRTSAQVSISLGKFCGSFSFGILADKFGRKTSFTLGAAFFIVGSFFCTFSPWYSLFLAGRFALGAASSGLFYPAFTMIVENICLKHRSWMSIAFSASYPVGMIILAIVGYLIQPWRHLQLALTIPSLLLILNCYLMVESPRWLITNQRYDRVYKILFRQPSHYQIQPAVAAPSQVASDKKSLEPVEGFSFGQKLKNGPLKSIIELYANGRVRRMIFASYFMFCVTSLSYYVTALNAANLSVSRYLYIIGTGLVDIPSYLVPVIMLRFTGRRLTTMFLFMWTGVSLLLVLAVPAGSTTWIVAFAMLGRFGISATYSVVTLYTAELYPTQIRNSALGTCSTFAHVGSISAPYVVDVLGALGWYIPTTICGCCVLVAGLLTLTLPETGTGKLSDKVESSASSTPTEPAEKQ from the exons ATGACCATCATGACTCAATCCAAGGAGAATCCGGAGAAGAATCGCGAGGTGATTAGCGAGGAAAGCATGAAGGATCTGCTCACCAAGCAGCTGGAAGTCGTGGGCAGTGGCGGGGCATTTGTGTG GGCGATTTTCTTCCTGTGTGTCACACCCAACATACTGAATGGATTCCATGTGTCCTCCTACACTCTGCTGGGCCACCTGCCCGATGACCAGTGGTGCGGCATTCCGGAGCTGCAGGACACCAACTGGACGCTGGCCCAGAAGCGGGAGATTGTCGGCAAGGGATTGGACTCGGGCGGCTGCACCGTGTGGGACTGGAACTATGGCCACCTGGCCAAGATGTCCTACGAGGCGGCCCGGAACTACACCAGTCATCTGTCGCAGATTTCCCAGCCGGCGGAGGTGTCCTGCCGTGTGAAGGGGCAACATGAGTTCGCCCATCCGGAGACCACCTTCGTGGCGGACTGGGATCTCACCTGTGACAGGAGCATCCAGCGTACCTCCGCGCAGGTTTCCATTTCGCTGGGCAAGTTCTGCGGATCCTTCTCCTTTGGCATTCTGGCCGACAA ATTTGGTCGCAAAACCTCGTTCACCCTGGGTGCTGCCTTCTTCATCGTGGGCAGCTTCTTCTGCACCTTCTCGCCCTGGTACAGCCTCTTCCTGGCCGGACGTTTCGCCCTGGGAGCAGCCTCCTCCGGTCTGTTCTATCCAGCATTTACCATGA TTGTGGAGAACATCTGCTTGAAGCATCGTTCCTGGATGTCCATCGCCTTCTCAGCCTCCTATCCCGTGGGCATGATTATCCTAGCCATTGTGGGCTACCTCATCCAGCCGTGGAGGCATCTGCAACTGGCCCTCACCATTCCCTCGCTGCTTCTCATTCTAAACTGCTA CTTGATGGTTGAGTCACCGCGCTGGCTGATCACGAACCAAAGATATGATCGCGTCTACAAGATTCTCTTCAGACAGCCCAGCCACTACCAAATTCAGCCCGCCGTTGCAGCTCCATCTCAAGTCGCCAGCGATAAGAAGTCG CTGGAGCCCGTAGAGGGATTCTCCTTTGGGCAGAAGCTCAAGAATGGTCCCCTCAAGTCCATCATTGAGCTGTATGCCAATGGCAGGGTGCGCAGGATGATCTTTGCCTCCTATTTCATGTTCTGCGTCACCTCGCTGAGTTACTATGTGACGG CTCTCAATGCCGCCAACCTGTCGGTGTCCAGGTACCTCTACATCATAGGCACCGGTCTGGTGGACATACCCTCCTATCTCGTCCCCGTGATAATGCTGCGCTTCACGGGACGCCGCCTCACCACCATGTTCCTGTTCATGTGGACGGGCGTGTCCTTGCTGCTGGTCCTTGCTGTTCCCGCCGGCAGCACCACCTGGATCGTGGCCTTCGCCATGCTGGGTCGCTTTGGCATCAGCGCCACCTACTCCGTGGTCACGCTCTACACAGCCGAGCTGTATCCCACCCAGATACGCAACTCCGCACTGGGCACCTGCTCCACCTTCGCCCACGTGGGCTCCATTTCGGCACCGTATGTGGTCGATGTCCTGGGAGCTCTGGGCTGGTACATTCCAACCACGATTTGCGGCTGCTGCGTTCTAGTAGCTGGCCTACTCACTCTCACACTTCCGGAAACGGGAACGGGAAAGCTCTCCGACAAAGTGGAGAGCAGTGCGTCCTCCACTCCGACGGAGCCGGCCGAGAAACAGTGA